TCATATTTGTGTaacctaattattataaaccCAAAAGCATACATTTCTCAATTCCATTGTTAAATACATTCTTAAATTCCGCACTTTTCGAAAATCACTCGTATAACTCttacataaaagtaatattacaataaacgtaactatttataaataagaaattctaataatataacttcTTATCCAGTTTTAAAACTTCTCATGTTATAAATGTCATGAAtcagaattatataaaaaaaatacatttattgcaatattaccTACAACACGCAACGTAACATATGCTTTTAGCAATAACatcataacaatttaatttttaaatattccacaTGTAACAAACAtagctaaaattattataaacatttacgtatataaaataaaaatctaaaatcacTATCGGTAACAAAATTCGATGTAAATAATGACAAGtctttaaaactaaaatgagTCATGAAGAACGACTTGAATGTAGATGTAATGTCTAtcggccgatttcaataaataatctgaCTTTTAAAATGGCCTttgctgccgtgctaagcgcaaaagcgatatgtcagggaaaccttatttcgagattaacaaagttttgtaaagataattttgtatataaaactgagatagctttaaggtttttttaataagttctaaacaagataccggtatttaggtaagttcattggatgggtatatCTTTAAGGTAACTGACGACAAACAaatcaagattattttttttgagatatcgCTTATGAGCTTAGCATAACAGTAATGGGTTAACaacaaaaatggaccaattagaataaagtttatttgacaCTTACCAacgacttattttgattggtctagTCTTCCCCATTGTATCAAATTGATTCGGACAGTTCATTGAAATCGGTTGTATGCCGTAACTAGTAACTGCAACACTGTAGAAACTTGACTagaatattatgattgttttaaCTTCATATAGCAGAGTACTTATACTGGATCTAACTGTAATTTCAGTCGAAATATGCCAATAAAAGCAGTCAGTATAGgagaccggactcatttttgttctttattattatcaaatatttacgttatataaattataacacagaaagaattatttaaatccggtaaaaaagcaacaagttataagtctttctatttcggtagaaggggtaagtaacaagaaacagaaaagaggcgcaatacccacgtgtgacgtcatcgggcattacgacgcgtgcgaaagaaagagatgaagctatactcccacttcggcacatagtaatatttgaaatatgaattactggctcatttttaaccaattttaatacagttttcgcaagagggtttctttttcgtattattaaccattacatatagaataatgaacaaaatcaaaacaggacggtcccctattatgttATCATTTGTAACTTTCACTTACATTTAATCAGCTGGGTTTAATTACTAGGATATTGTGATACAGAGcttcttagaaataaaatatatagttttaaaattatcttcattaaaagtatttatgcaataaataatagaGTGCAAATAACTTGCTATTAGTTGACAGTTACTAGAGACAGTATACAATAGCATCTTCAAGTTAAACGTCTAATGATATGTGGTACTATACAAACTaaccaaaatatacaaaatataatcaatatggGAGAAAAGGGGAAGTACATTACGTAATTCTAACGGCACAATCAAATGGCGGGCGTTCAATGCACTTTGCCAAAGTGTTTTGTTGAGCCTTTaagaaatttaaacaaatatcgaACAGCGtttcaaataaactttaagAACCTGACAATGGTATTAACCGAGTTGTATACTATAGATATCCATATATTTTTGGctgtataaatttttatttacgattATGGAACAAAATTGGTGAATAACTATAAAATGGTAATGTCTCAACGCGCATTGAACATCCGCCATTCGGAGACCTCTACGAGCTAGGGCAAGATTATTAttgcaaaacattatttaaatagacCCAAAGACATTCACTACATTATTATCTGTATTAAAGGCCCTTTTGAAACAGGTCGTATTTGCACAAAATCCATTGAGTAATCATCGGTCATATTTAATATTGGGCACAGCCTTTCCATAGACAATTTATTGTCTTGTCACGATACCATAAAGCActctttctattttatattctaaaagcTTTTATCAATTTCTTTCATTAAACTCAAACTcatcaatattattacataattcacTGTCTTAATTGCCCACAAAGCAATCGACATAACTAATATAGTACGTATTCTTTTTGTTCTGGACGCGGCGACGCTTGATGCCCTGTGCGTAAGAAAGACAAGACACCCGAAGGCCTTTTACATAAGGACGGACGACCCACAAAGTATAGACATAAATTATTCAAGTATTCAAACATTAGAGAGAAAGACAGCGCCCTAATCATTTCTTAAAACTTATCAATTTCACATCACCCTGTATACGAAACAGAAACGAAGTCACTTCACAATCTGCTCTTGACTCTCAGTAGAAGTCTTCTTATTATGGCAGCACGTTATTTGAGGACTCTGCTCTCTCACTTCTTGTCTGTCTTCATCTTCTTTCTTTTTACAACAAGACTTTGGCTCGTGAACCACCGCCTTGACCTCTTTACCGCAACACTTCTCCTCTGGCGGTGGGTCTTGCTTCCAACACGATCTCTCCGACCTCAAGAGTTCAACATCTTCCACACTGGGAGTATCTTCTTTCTCATTCTCTGTGTGGCAATGGGGTTGAGTTTTCTTGACCCGTGCTACTTTTGAGGGGCATTTCTTGGCGCCGTAGTGGCAGCTGCTCTCGCCGGCGCCATCTTGCGGCGTGGAGGGGAAGTAGTGCGACGGTTGTATGCACGTGCGTGTCTGGCAGATGAAGAAGTCCGATTCTGAGCTTAACGACGAGTCTAATAGAGGTGGTGTTGTGTTTTCCGCTGTAAAGAAAAAGGTACGGTTAACGAAACATACGTTTTCAAattactgtaaataataatatcaatatgtcGCACTAATTAGAAAAGCTATTTATCACATATTTATAGAAAGAATAACTgacgagaaaaataaaaatatatgtgactAAAACACACAAAAAAGCTAACTTAAATCTACctggaacaaaacaaaagaacatACTAGAGTAAGCGATGCGATGCTACAACTAAAACaatacttaacaaaatatttctaataacaaaaaaatacctttacatGATAATAACAAACTATACAATTACACGCAAATGTAAAGTATCAAAATAAActgactataataaaaaatataaaggcgcaaaataacataaaactgcCATCTCAACTGCAACACTATAAGTGCATACCACGCTGGCATCGTAACGTATCGCAACGCATCGCAACGGATCGCAACGCACCGCATCGCAACGCAAAGCTAATACTTGGCATGGAACGGCTCCGGCTCGAGCCTGGTGTCGGTCTGCTGCAGCTCCAACGCATCCATTTCCTTGCACAGCTTGCCTTCGCACACCTCCCAACTACACTTCTCCGTGTTGCACCGGTCTTGGACAATCAGTGTGCGTGTTATTTAGGAGAGGTGTGAGGTTTAGATAACATgatcatagatggcgctagttgaTCAAGGCATTTTTGCCACTGCATGATAAGACTAGTGTGTCGTTCACGTGTTTGCACTACATAcgattataaacaataaatgtaacGCTTTATAAAGGATGTGGCAAAGTGTATAGTTTCATATTtctgggaccttattctctatcccgcacgttatgttaacagtgcgtaacaagcacgtaacacaacgcatcatgtttaggactatagaaatttggtttacagaataccattccactcacatttctcgaagataacatgacacggccgcgttacgcgtttatagtaccatacagaataagggcccagttaggaatttttttttactttaatccACGGGGCCCGCGCTTACGTGGGATTGATGACGTCGGGTTGcataaatatcaaatactaCTGTACGTACCTTGTAACGttaactgtatttaatttagatttcaTAATTAGTAAAACACATGTAAAAAAGTTaagacatataaatataataattttatgatcaaTAAGCGACAGACAGAAACAAATATATGGATGTATGTTGATCCATGTTCTTACCGGTATCATCGCATTCAGGAGTGCATATGATGACTCTTTTGGTACTGAAGCACTGCATCTGCAAGCGTGTGAGCTGCGTGCCGAACAGGAAATAACCTTGAAAtaacaagttataatatttatttacatatatttaatttacaaaatgataGACTAAAAGCTGATGGTAAATTAACTAATCTATACTACTACTGTATTATACAaagctgtagagtttgtttgGTTGTAGCAGGAACtgccggttcgaattgaaaaaatattgtaatgttgaaTAGCCCAATTATCGAGGGTTTataacatcatgctatgaccaataggagcgaagcaataataaaaatgttccaaATACTGGCAGAATTGCCCGCCTAGTTTATAGTAAATTGCTTGCGCGGATTTTTTCAACTTGAGTGCTAATTTTTCTACACTGCTGTTGTTAATACTTAATACAGATTACAGTGCCGtctaatctttataatattattttgcatcTCGTAACACTATATTGTATACAGGGTGTTCATAAACAGCGGTATTCTACAGTCAACTCTTTTCCCTAGTTATCACTCACCGAGCATCATGCCGAACACTACTGCGAGTAGCAGATGCACGTTGTACACCATCACCGCCAGCATCAACAGGTAGCCCACCACGTTGTGCACCACGAACACGGCCGACTGATGCGCGTTTACCAGTGTACTGGAAATTTAAACAATtggtatagaaatattaattccaTATTATGTAGCTTAGAATTCTGTTCACTACGTTCGTTCCACCACTATTAAAactaaactttaattttacaaaataaattctacCATCATATATCTTAATTACATTAAAGACAAAACTTCACAACTCTATCTTACGAACACTATCAATGAGACACCTAGTCACAGATAATTATTccaatatatttacttaataactaCTTGTTTACAAAACACCACTATGTAATTAAACTAAACATTGGGTCTACCATCTTTTTGCAACACTCTGTATAAGCTAGAAAACTAGCGACAAACTACCACATCACTAACTACGCCTTACCAACTAAGCTACATACTAAATACTTACCGTATCTTGAAAGACGCCCACCTGCTGACCTGACCCGTGCTCGCGTTGCGGCTCGTCGTAGGCTCCATGTTGCCTTGTTCCCTggcaaatatatttatgttttaatttgctCGAAGGTTTCTAATTGCTAATTATAGagtatagataatttaatagatAAATCTTTACATGTAATAATACAATTGTGACAGgccgattttttatttatttatttatttatttatttaaacactttattgtacatcaacaccgtagggaaaaataaatatacaacagagaTGATGAAAcaacaggaagtacaaatggcggtcttatcgctatcggcgatttcttccagacaacctttggatggatttaaaataactaggaATGAAACGAGCGGGCggtcataatttatgtaataaaaggtTTGGAAAAACGAtgtactaaagtattaaaacatataatatatcacatatatataatatacatatttatatatttacctatacaaAAACTacgtattataatacataaactacataaatataaataaaataaatacataatatacagtaaTAACCTGTAAGAAAAAGGAGACAGAAAATTACAGTGACAAATAGTGTTGCTTAACGAGCCTTTTAAAATGGGAAGAGTTTTTGCCCTTCTTACCGACACAGGTAACTCATTCCACAAGCGTGCGGCCTGAACTGTAAATGATTTATCAAGGAAATTAGTTGCATGCTTGGGAATTTCCAATTTGAGGTTATCCGATGATCGTAAACATCGATCGTGGGTGCTGCTCAGGAAGTGAAATCGGTTTTTAAGATAAGAAGGAGAAGAGggagaaataaaacacaatataacagAGATAAAATCCGGGTATTCAAGCGGAGGCGTATGGGAAGCCACTTGAGTTTAGTCCGAAATTGTGATATATGATCAAATTTACGTAGGCCAAAAATGAAACGGATGCAGAAGTTCTGAAGACGCTCAAGTTTATCAAATTGGGCTTCGGAAAGATCGAGATAGCTGGCATCAGCATAATTAAGGAGTGATAAAGAAGTGATTGCACAAGAGCAATTTTAGTGGGGATAGGAAGGAAATTACGTAAGCGACGCAAGGACCCGGCAGCAGAAAATATCTTACGACTGATTTCCCGCAGTTGGGGTCCCCAGGACAGGTTTCTGTCTATAAGAATTCCCAAGTTCTTGACCATATCGCTATAGGGAATGGTACAACTATCAAATACGACCTGAGGAAGTCCACTGAAATCTACTTTGGATGACATCCTGGGGCTGCCAACAACAATGGCCTGGGTTTTCAGAGGATTTACCACAAGACCAAAATTTGAAGCCCATTCACCTATTCTGGCAAGGTCTTTTTACaattttgtctgtatgtttgaaCATGTATCATGttaaaactactgcatggaattgaatgcagttttcaatGATATACTGGTagaagtctaacttaaaatacagGCTTCATTTTATCCTGGAATAACTTGTTCACGCGAGCGGGGcaacgagcaaaagctagtttataatatgtataaactaTAAAGAAACTAATTCGAAGATCCAATAGCttagactataaaaataatctaaatacaGTGTAGTCCAATtataatgtcgactaacgagacgCATTGTCAGTATCGGCTTCAACACACGCGAGACCTCAGGCGAAAAAATACCGACACGAGACTCCGTAcggagtaaaaaaaaactgacgcAAGGCTTTGGCCGAAGCGATGGGAAGTACCGATTTCAAGTATCGATATACCGATTTCGTAGGTAATATGCTAAAAAGAGGGCCCCCAAGACACCGCGCGAGGCTCCGGACGATTGCCCGGTTCACCTTACTAAATTCGCCATTGCGCATTAAGGCCCTTATTGTAAAAAAAGGCCCTTATTGcccttaaaaaaatacatgtcacAAAcaggtttgtatttttttttaattcaacaatgatttttttttatatcactaaTTGCGGTTAACGTGATAAGACATTACCCCAGTAACAGTTACATAACTAAAATTtatgatgttttaatttaatatattgttatatcagATTGACAGAACGTAGACAAAACATTCGCGTTTTTATTGCGTATGTACTATGTAGACTTCATCGGCAACAGACAGTGATTTGGTAAATTgcgataaaaaacatatttgtagacTAACGTACAATAGTACATATTTTAACACAGCATTTGCTTACACACTCCTGCTTGTATAGACAAAACTATGCTTCCTACCTACATGAACTTTTAATGCAAGAAATCTATCTAGAAAACTATGGAGTTTTCTAACGTAAACATTGTTGCATGTTCAAGATTGAATGAAtcccctcctagccgaattttagCCACAGGGGTCAATCTCAATGGAGAGCCAAGTATGCAGGAAATATTAAAGTGCataaatgtgtgcgcaatacacagatgcactatctatttcttcactctcacagtccggtgagacggcaatacATGAacggagagagattaggcgcgggaccaacggctttacgaactttccgaggcacaggggtCTTTCATCGCTTACTTCATGACTCTAAACTGCGACTGCGTAATttataagatggaaaaacccagtcaagTTATGCtacattaataatgataaatctAACATTAATCACGTACTTAATCCGGTCTAAATATTTGCTGATAAATGAGGATACATTCgaaattagttataatttattgtacaataaataacacctaatttattaataattttttttcatatttactaAACGGAGTTGCGTAAATTTAACTGCACCATACTCAGAACTAATAAACTAAGAAAAGACAGTATCTTTAAGACTATTTGTTGGAACTTACATATTCCATGTTCCAATATGATATGGGTCCTGTATCATTTCAATTATATTCtaggtatgtatatatgtaacaggtttatttattttaatattttccttcccGGAGTCAGTTAAGGAAATGtagattaaattttgtttgactTAACAAGCTACGATTTGCGCGTCGTTTTGGTGTCTTACACTGCTTTCACCCATCCTCTCCAAGTTTCAGGGGACCCCTAAATACTGACATGTCATGTCACACGTCAAAAATATGCAACAGCGGCCTATTTAATCACTGCCTTATACCACTTTACCATGTGACCGCCACTAGACAAAGTTGACCCATTGAGTCATAcattacaaaatttcatctcCGACGAGACAGATAGGGAAGTAACCAACGCACCTACCCTACGTCCATTTATATCCGCTAAAAATACGCAGTGGGGGTTAAGTTCTCCCAAGTTACCTTCTACATATCAACACATCGACGTGTTATCAGCGGCCGTTATCAAAACACCGCGTAATCTCaacaacaacaataattatcaaCAGACACTTGAAGCTGCTTAGTTGAGTGATTTCACTAGTCCATGTTGTTCATAAACATGAAACTAAACATTTACCGAATATTGTTAAGTGAAATACGCAGTGCAGTGCCATGCGGCGTTTTGCGAGATGCGGGTGCGAATAAGGGG
The sequence above is drawn from the Manduca sexta isolate Smith_Timp_Sample1 chromosome 28, JHU_Msex_v1.0, whole genome shotgun sequence genome and encodes:
- the LOC119191048 gene encoding uncharacterized protein LOC119191048, with the translated sequence MEPTTSRNASTGQVSRWASFKIRTLVNAHQSAVFVVHNVVGYLLMLAVMVYNVHLLLAVVFGMMLGYFLFGTQLTRLQMQCFSTKRVIICTPECDDTAENTTPPLLDSSLSSESDFFICQTRTCIQPSHYFPSTPQDGAGESSCHYGAKKCPSKVARVKKTQPHCHTENEKEDTPSVEDVELLRSERSCWKQDPPPEEKCCGKEVKAVVHEPKSCCKKKEDEDRQEVREQSPQITCCHNKKTSTESQEQIVK